A genome region from Solanum pennellii chromosome 12, SPENNV200 includes the following:
- the LOC107005693 gene encoding probable sulfate transporter 3.4 codes for MVLSSNRVEDLSTHACNEEGFELPISNHHDVVPLEVHRVCLPPHKTTLEKLRHRLLEVFFPDDPLHKFKNQTCLMKLYLGLQFFFPVFEWGPQYNLKLLRPDIISGLTIASLAIPQGISYAKLANLPPIVGLYSSFVPPLIYSVLGSSRHLAVGPVSIASLVMGTMLSEVVSYTEQPILYLQLAFTATLFAGVFQASLGFFRLGFIIDFLSKATLVGFMAGAAVIVSLQQLKGLLGMVHFTSKMQIVPVLSSAFQHKDEWSWQTIVMGICFLAFLLTTRQISTRNPKFFWLSAASPLASVVLSTLVVACLKSKAHGIQTIGHLPKGLNPPSMNMLYLSGPYLPLAIKTGIVSGILALTEGIAVGRTFAALKNYQVDGNKEMMAIGLMNMAGSCSSCYVTTGSFSRSAVNYNAGAQTVVSNIIMATAVLITLLFLMPLFYYTPIVILAAIIITAVIGLIDYQAALQLWKVDKLDFLACLCSFFGVLFISVPLGLAIAVGVSVFKILLHVTRPNTGVLGNIPGTQVYQNMNRYRTAVRIPSFLILAVEAPIYFANSTYLQERILRWIREEEERIEINQETAIKCVIIDMTAVSSIDSSGIDTICELRKTLDKRSLKLVLANPGGNVMEKLHESNALEGFGLNGIYLTVSEAVADISSLWKTETELPI; via the exons ATGGTACTAAGTTCAAATAGAGTGGAAGATCTGTCAACACATGCATGCAATGAAGAGGGTTTTGAATTACCAATATCAAATCATCATGATGTAGTACCACTTGAAGTGCATAGAGTTTGTTTGCCACCACACAAAACAACACTTGAAAAACTAAGACATAGGTTGTTAGAAGTGTTTTTCCCAGATGATCCACTTCATAAGTTCAAGAATCAAACATGTTTGATGAAATTGTATTTGggattacaatttttttttcctgtttttGAGTGGGGCCCTCAGTATAATCTCAAGTTATTAAGGCCTGATATCATATCTGGACTTACCATTGCTAGTCTTGCTATACCACAAGGAATTAGCTATGCTAAACTTGCTAATTTGCCACCTATTGTTGGATTAT ATTCAAGCTTTGTGCCACCATTGATTTATTCAGTTTTGGGAAGTTCAAGACACTTAGCAGTTGGTCCAGTTTCAATTGCATCACTTGTTATGGGCACAATGCTAAGTGAAGTTGTTTCTTACACTGAACAACCAATTCTTTACCTACAATTGGCTTTTACAGCTACACTTTTTGCTGGAGTCTTTCAGGCTTCACTCGGATTTTTCAG GTTGGGATTTATCATCGATTTTCTATCTAAGGCAACGTTAGTCGGGTTCATGGCTGGTGCAGCAGTCATAGTTTCATTGCAACAACTGAAAGGGTTGCTAGGAATGGTCCATTTCACAAGCAAGATGCAAATAGTTCCTGTATTGTCTTCTGCTTTCCAGCACAAAGACGAA TGGTCTTGGCAAACCATAGTTATGGGCATTTGTTTCCTCGCATTCCTGCTAACAACAAGGCAAATC AGCACCAGGAATCCGAAATTTTTCTGGCTTTCAGCAGCATCTCCATTGGCCTCAGTTGTTCTATCAACTCTTGTAGTTGCCTGCCTTAAGTCGAAAGCTCATGGGATTCAAACT ATCGGACATCTGCCAAAGGGTCTAAATCCACCCTCAATGAACATGTTATATCTGAGTGGTCCTTATCTGCCGCTTGCCATCAAAACTGGCATTGTATCTGGGATCTTAGCACTCACA GAGGGGATTGCAGTAGGAAGGACATTTGCTGCTTTGAAGAATTACCAAGTTGATggaaacaaagaaatgatgGCTATTGGACTAATGAACATGGCTGGATCCTGTTCTTCTTGCTATGTTACAACAG GATCCTTTTCTCGATCAGCAGTAAATTACAACGCTGGGGCACAAACGGTTGTTTCAAACATAATAATGGCAACAGCTGTGTTAATCACCCTGCTGTTTCTAATGCCACTGTTCTATTACACTCCCATTGTCATCCTGGCAGCAATCATCATAACAGCAGTGATTGGCCTAATCGATTATCAGGCTGCATTACAGTTATGGAAAGTTGACAAGCTCGATTTCTTAGCTTGCTTGTGTTCGTTTTTTGGTGTTCTTTTCATCTCAGTACCTCTCGGCCTAGCCATTGCA GTTGGAGTTTCGGTTTTTAAGATCTTGTTGCATGTTACAAGGCCAAATACTGGTGTGTTGGGCAATATTCCTGGAACTCAAgtatatcaaaacatgaacagATATAGAACAGCTGTTAGAATTCCTTCTTTCCTGATCCTAGCTGTAGAAGCTCCTATCTACTTTGCAAATTCTACCTACTTACAAGAAAG GATATTGAGATGGATACGCGAAGAGGAAGAGAGGATAGAAATCAACCAAGAAACTGCAATCAAATGTGTAATTATCGACATGACAG CTGTGTCGTCCATAGACTCAAGTGGCATCGACACAATATGTGAACTAAGAAAGACGCTGGACAAACGATCTCTTAAG CTTGTGCTGGCAAATCCAGGTGGGAATGTTATGGAAAAACTACATGAATCTAATGCTCTTGAGGGCTTTGGATTAAATGGAATATATCTAACAGTTTCTGAAGCTGTGGCTGATATCTCATCTTTGTGGAAGACTGAAACTGAATTGCCAATATAA
- the LOC107007381 gene encoding protein SYS1 homolog, with protein sequence MFFGAVVWDPWLIVAQIGCIQCLYYLILGIFLEILVGTRVSRRSLVYFFDYATVTVSTVTGWCVIGSFLLSSLAGAGILLYLIERAKKCLDFSATLYIIHLFICIVYGGWPSSLTWWIVNVTGLGVMALLGEYLCIKRELREIPIPRYRSSV encoded by the exons ATGTTCTTTGGTGCAGTGGTGTGGGATCCGTGGCTAATTGTTGCTCAAATTGGGTGTATTCAATGCTTATACTATTTGATATTAGGGATATTCTTGGAAATTCTTGTAGGGACTCGTGTTTCTCGAAGGAGTCTTGTCTATTTCTTTGATTACGCCACTGTTACTGTTTCAACTGTCACCGGATGGTGCGTCATTGGTTCCTTTCTTCTCAGTTCACTTGCAGG AGCTGGCATTTTACTCTATTTGATTGAGAGGGCAAAGAAGTGCCTAGATTTTTCTGCAACACTCTACATCATCCATCTTTTTATATGCATTGTCTATGGTGGTTGGCCTTCCTCATTAACATGGTGGATTGTGAATGTTACTGGGCTTGGTGTGATGGCATTGTTAGGTGAATATTTGTGTATAAAACGTGAATTACGAGAAATTCCCATTCCAAGATACCGATCAA GTGTTTGA